The following are encoded together in the Pseudoalteromonas shioyasakiensis genome:
- the sbcB gene encoding exodeoxyribonuclease I, translating into MAYPEQQQPTIYWHDYETFGASPQKDRPSQFAGIRTDLDLNIIGEPLIEYCKPAADYLPHPEACLITGITPQVAMQKGLVEAEFMAKIHAEFSQPNTCVAGYNSIRFDDEVTRYSLYRNFYDPYEREYKNNNSRWDIIDLVRACYALRPEGIEWPLKEDGTPSFKLEHLTVANGIEHAAAHDALSDVTATIALAKLIKEKQPKLYQFFFSLRSKKALADLVDVFNMTPLVHTSSRIPASQGCTSWIAPMSFHPVNKNAIICFNLTEDPQVLLDLSVEDLRTRLYTKHSDLGEDEAPVGLKLVHLNKCPILAPAKTLLPENASRLGIDREKCLQNLAILKANSELRDKVTEVFNEQRDYGETTNPDYQLYDGFTSHADKAKFAIIRDASPEQLASMQLDFDDNKFATLLFRYRARNWPDTLSQDELAKWRQYCQNKLMHGEDGPSISGQDFMITLENLAHENDDNEKNLHILKALYNYAQSM; encoded by the coding sequence ATGGCATATCCAGAACAACAGCAACCAACAATTTATTGGCACGACTACGAAACATTTGGCGCAAGCCCGCAAAAGGACCGCCCGAGTCAATTTGCAGGTATTCGTACCGATCTCGATTTGAATATTATTGGTGAGCCGTTAATTGAGTATTGCAAGCCAGCTGCCGATTACTTGCCCCACCCTGAAGCGTGTTTAATAACGGGTATTACCCCGCAAGTTGCGATGCAAAAAGGCTTAGTTGAAGCTGAGTTTATGGCAAAGATCCATGCTGAATTTAGCCAACCTAATACCTGTGTTGCGGGCTATAACAGTATTCGTTTTGATGATGAAGTCACACGTTACAGCTTATATCGTAACTTTTATGACCCATACGAGCGTGAATACAAAAACAATAATAGCCGCTGGGATATTATTGATTTAGTGCGTGCCTGTTATGCACTACGCCCAGAAGGCATTGAGTGGCCGCTTAAAGAAGACGGTACACCAAGCTTTAAGCTCGAGCACTTAACCGTTGCCAATGGCATTGAACACGCTGCCGCTCACGATGCTTTAAGTGATGTAACAGCAACCATAGCGCTGGCAAAATTAATAAAAGAAAAACAACCAAAGTTGTATCAGTTTTTCTTTAGCTTACGCTCTAAAAAAGCACTGGCCGATTTAGTTGATGTATTTAACATGACACCACTGGTACACACCTCGTCACGAATTCCGGCAAGCCAAGGCTGCACCAGCTGGATTGCACCAATGAGCTTTCACCCAGTCAATAAAAACGCCATTATTTGCTTTAATTTAACTGAAGATCCGCAAGTTTTATTAGATTTATCAGTTGAAGATCTACGCACTCGCCTTTACACAAAACACAGCGACCTTGGCGAAGACGAAGCACCGGTAGGCTTAAAACTCGTGCATTTAAATAAGTGCCCTATTCTTGCACCAGCAAAAACCTTGTTGCCAGAGAACGCATCGCGTTTAGGTATTGACCGCGAAAAATGCTTACAAAATCTCGCTATTTTAAAAGCCAACTCAGAACTTCGCGACAAAGTCACCGAAGTGTTTAACGAACAGCGTGATTATGGCGAAACCACTAACCCTGATTATCAACTTTATGATGGCTTTACCAGCCATGCCGATAAAGCTAAATTTGCCATAATTCGAGATGCAAGCCCTGAGCAATTAGCCTCAATGCAGCTTGATTTTGATGATAATAAGTTTGCTACCTTGTTATTTAGATACCGCGCTCGAAACTGGCCAGACACCCTTAGCCAAGATGAATTAGCAAAATGGCGCCAGTATTGCCAAAACAAGCTAATGCACGGTGAAGATGGCCCGTCGATCAGTGGCCAAGATTTCATGATCACCCTTGAAAATCTGGCTCATGAAAATGATGATAACGAGAAAAATCTGCATATATTAAAAGCCTTGTACAATTACGCACAAAGCATGTAA
- a CDS encoding sodium-dependent bicarbonate transport family permease yields MPDIVVMFFVLGLTAGLLRSDLKIPQATYETLSLLLMLTIGLKGGMVLHGNLHWQLLPEMGAVLLLGGLIPLMLYPVLNKLLKLSVANSASIAAHYGSVSAGTFAVALAYAESNSLNVGAEVTLYLVMLELPAIIVGLLLFRRLGNGSGQNLSLKALWHETLTNKSVILLVGGVIIGMMYGTQQGSQVTSLLTNSFKVVLALFLLEMGLMAAQTLRPIPWHHWRLALFALITPNLLGAIGVCVGTALQLELGSVVILASLVASASYIAAPAAIKAAIPDADIGLAMLCSLGITFPFNVLLGIGLYHQIALYMS; encoded by the coding sequence GTGCCTGATATTGTTGTAATGTTTTTTGTTTTAGGACTGACAGCCGGATTACTTCGCTCTGACTTAAAAATTCCGCAAGCAACCTATGAAACCCTTAGCCTATTGCTAATGCTCACCATTGGCTTAAAAGGTGGTATGGTGCTGCATGGCAATTTACATTGGCAACTCTTACCCGAAATGGGCGCTGTGTTACTGCTTGGGGGCTTAATACCATTAATGCTGTACCCTGTTTTAAACAAATTGCTAAAACTCTCTGTTGCTAATAGCGCAAGTATTGCCGCCCATTACGGCTCAGTAAGCGCGGGGACATTTGCCGTTGCTTTAGCTTATGCCGAATCGAACTCTCTAAATGTTGGTGCTGAAGTTACGCTTTATTTAGTAATGCTTGAATTACCGGCCATCATCGTTGGTTTATTACTATTCCGTCGTCTTGGAAATGGTTCTGGGCAAAACCTATCACTAAAAGCGCTGTGGCATGAAACACTCACTAACAAAAGCGTGATCCTGCTTGTAGGTGGTGTGATTATTGGCATGATGTACGGCACACAACAAGGCAGCCAAGTAACTAGCCTGTTAACAAACAGCTTTAAAGTTGTATTAGCGTTATTCTTGCTCGAAATGGGTTTAATGGCCGCACAAACACTACGCCCTATTCCATGGCATCATTGGCGTTTAGCATTATTTGCACTTATAACACCTAACCTATTAGGAGCCATCGGCGTCTGTGTGGGTACAGCCCTTCAACTAGAGCTGGGCTCGGTAGTGATATTAGCAAGCCTAGTTGCAAGTGCCTCTTATATTGCAGCTCCAGCCGCTATAAAAGCAGCTATTCCTGATGCTGATATAGGCTTAGCCATGTTATGTTCTTTAGGCATTACCTTTCCTTTCAATGTATTACTAGGAATTGGCTTGTATCATCAAATAGCATTGTATATGAGTTAA
- a CDS encoding LysR family transcriptional regulator has translation MDLRHISFRLLEVFMCVVKTRSISETARQLHLTQPTVSQQIKRLQETVNEPLVMVNQQRIHVTEAGFALFQTCQQVFGHFDDYQDYLAELRGGERGRCKIAMVNTAQYILPKLLGPYSNLHPHVELPLEIGNRAEVLARFERGEDDIYVFSHPPSLEHAKAGRFLQNPLVFIAANNHKLASKSHVTLHDLVSERFLLREPGSATRMLFESELQSRGFVLSNTVQMASNEAIRVAVGSGMGLGVVSRHVLPPHDTSFCMLDVEDVNLASHWYFVVRTDRHLSHAARNFLKFAQLNLEQCLDKQWVTNELSQLNESLN, from the coding sequence ATGGACTTAAGACATATTTCTTTTCGCTTACTAGAAGTGTTTATGTGTGTGGTAAAAACGCGCTCTATCAGTGAAACAGCAAGGCAGTTACACTTAACGCAACCAACTGTATCGCAACAAATTAAACGCTTGCAAGAAACAGTTAATGAGCCATTAGTGATGGTTAACCAGCAGCGCATTCATGTTACTGAAGCAGGCTTTGCGTTGTTTCAAACTTGTCAGCAGGTGTTTGGTCATTTTGATGATTATCAAGATTACTTAGCTGAGCTTAGAGGCGGTGAGCGTGGACGCTGTAAAATAGCCATGGTTAACACCGCACAATATATTTTGCCTAAGTTACTCGGCCCGTATAGTAATTTACATCCGCACGTTGAATTGCCACTCGAGATAGGCAATCGTGCTGAGGTGCTTGCCCGATTTGAAAGAGGCGAAGACGATATTTATGTATTTAGTCACCCCCCTTCGTTAGAACACGCAAAAGCGGGGCGGTTTTTACAAAATCCTTTGGTATTTATTGCGGCAAATAACCATAAGCTTGCGAGTAAAAGTCATGTAACTTTACATGACTTAGTGAGTGAACGTTTTTTACTTCGCGAGCCAGGTTCAGCTACGCGAATGCTGTTTGAGAGTGAACTACAAAGCCGAGGTTTTGTCCTAAGCAACACAGTACAAATGGCGAGTAACGAGGCTATTCGTGTTGCTGTTGGCTCAGGAATGGGGCTGGGTGTTGTTTCGCGCCATGTATTGCCACCTCACGATACGAGTTTTTGCATGCTAGATGTTGAAGATGTGAATTTGGCCAGCCATTGGTATTTTGTGGTGCGCACCGATCGCCATTTATCACATGCAGCGCGCAACTTTTTAAAATTTGCCCAACTGAACTTAGAGCAATGCTTAGATAAACAGTGGGTGACCAATGAGCTAAGCCAGCTAAATGAGAGCTTAAATTAA
- a CDS encoding GGDEF domain-containing protein, translating to MMHLPTIISISILLNVIIGAFLLSLYFLRQQSSYLYWGSSCLIFVCAQIAASLRIFIDFPLITHYLADLLIISAPLAAILGIHAYSQSDKMCQNICAYVLVLAAVILLLVFDSPFSQLITTAIIAACFSYAAFALRKLHVNRIMHLVLLKLCFVIHALIMVIQFSLLLSDYLGLLQTDLKQVLAVILISHIVITTLTAMIWPLMMFLEHEQVLSDLANRDSLTGLLNRRAFISVSNNYLEQANNNLTKLCALMIDIDFFKRVNDQHGHETGDEALKWVAKKIKSQLREHDLVARIGGEEFAVILPNTSQAQGEILSERIRLAIHNDSFVHNDHEINLSISIGIITHKSGTNNVNELLAEADKGLYKAKLNGRNQVVTMAF from the coding sequence ATGATGCATTTACCCACCATAATCAGCATTTCAATTTTATTGAATGTGATTATTGGGGCGTTCTTATTGTCTTTGTATTTTTTAAGACAACAATCAAGTTATTTATATTGGGGTAGCTCGTGTCTCATATTTGTATGCGCACAAATAGCAGCTTCTCTGCGTATTTTTATCGACTTTCCTCTAATTACACATTATCTAGCTGATTTACTTATAATTTCAGCTCCCTTAGCAGCCATACTAGGTATTCATGCTTACAGCCAATCAGACAAAATGTGTCAAAATATATGTGCATATGTCTTAGTTTTAGCTGCTGTAATATTACTTCTTGTTTTTGATTCACCATTTAGCCAGTTAATCACAACAGCCATAATTGCAGCTTGTTTTAGCTATGCAGCTTTCGCGCTAAGGAAGTTGCATGTTAACCGCATCATGCATTTAGTATTACTCAAGTTGTGCTTCGTCATTCACGCTTTGATTATGGTGATCCAGTTTTCACTACTGCTTAGTGATTACCTAGGTTTATTGCAAACAGACTTGAAACAAGTATTAGCTGTTATTCTCATCAGCCATATTGTTATTACCACACTAACCGCCATGATCTGGCCATTAATGATGTTCTTAGAGCATGAGCAGGTACTGAGTGACCTTGCAAACCGTGATTCGCTAACCGGTTTATTGAATCGTCGAGCGTTTATTAGTGTTAGTAACAATTATTTAGAACAAGCAAATAACAATCTAACAAAACTTTGCGCTTTGATGATAGATATCGATTTCTTCAAGAGAGTTAATGATCAGCATGGTCACGAAACGGGTGATGAAGCACTAAAGTGGGTTGCTAAAAAGATTAAAAGCCAGCTACGTGAGCACGATTTAGTGGCTAGGATTGGCGGTGAAGAGTTTGCAGTGATACTACCCAACACAAGCCAAGCTCAAGGAGAAATCTTATCAGAGCGAATTCGTTTAGCCATTCATAATGATAGCTTTGTGCACAATGACCATGAAATAAACCTGTCTATCAGTATCGGTATTATCACCCATAAATCAGGCACAAATAATGTTAACGAGTTACTGGCTGAGGCCGACAAAGGCTTATACAAAGCGAAGTTAAATGGCCGTAATCAGGTTGTGACCATGGCATTTTAA
- a CDS encoding TIGR01777 family oxidoreductase has translation MHILLTGGTGLIGRHLCPFLLNHHKVTVLTRNPIQAAVILTHQVHTVKSLDEVNFEEIDAVINLAGEPIVNKRWSESQKRTLLNSRINLTLQITKAIDRCESPPHTFISGSAIGFYGRQENQPIDESFNDIYPEFSHVLCRDWEHAATKAHSDKTRVCLLRTGIVLAKQGGALGKMLPAFKFGLGGPLGHGKQGMSWIHIDDMIQLILFVLSHQEIHGPINATAPNPVDNNEFSQTLASVISRPAMLRMPSWVLKLMMGEMSDLLLHGQFVLPNKLLSHNYRFHYPTLKPALESLKL, from the coding sequence ATGCATATTTTATTAACTGGTGGAACAGGCCTCATTGGTAGACATTTGTGCCCTTTTTTATTGAATCACCACAAGGTTACTGTGCTAACACGCAACCCTATTCAAGCCGCGGTCATACTGACTCATCAAGTACACACAGTTAAATCACTCGATGAAGTTAATTTTGAAGAGATTGACGCTGTTATTAATTTAGCAGGTGAACCAATAGTCAATAAACGCTGGAGCGAGTCGCAAAAACGTACTTTACTGAATAGCCGAATTAACCTTACTTTACAGATCACTAAAGCCATTGATCGTTGTGAATCCCCCCCTCATACATTCATTTCTGGCAGTGCAATTGGCTTTTATGGCCGCCAAGAAAACCAGCCAATTGATGAAAGCTTTAATGATATTTATCCTGAATTTAGCCATGTTCTTTGCCGTGACTGGGAGCATGCAGCAACAAAAGCACACTCTGACAAAACCCGAGTATGCTTGCTTCGAACAGGTATTGTATTGGCAAAACAAGGTGGTGCTTTAGGTAAAATGCTGCCAGCATTTAAATTTGGCTTAGGTGGTCCATTAGGCCATGGTAAACAAGGAATGTCGTGGATCCACATTGACGACATGATCCAACTAATCCTATTTGTGCTTTCACATCAAGAGATTCACGGTCCAATCAACGCCACTGCGCCAAACCCTGTTGATAATAATGAATTTAGTCAAACATTAGCGAGTGTGATTTCACGTCCTGCCATGTTGCGTATGCCTAGCTGGGTATTAAAGCTGATGATGGGAGAGATGTCTGATCTTCTGCTTCATGGTCAATTTGTACTCCCTAATAAACTACTTAGCCATAATTACCGCTTCCATTACCCAACATTAAAACCAGCATTAGAGAGTTTAAAATTATAG
- a CDS encoding diguanylate cyclase domain-containing protein — protein MSLRAKFILLLSTIFLVVVANTFIIYVLDKQGQAKLEAVIHTHDVLDESEKLYNQITNAETGQRGYLLTQDLNYLEPYYVALEQVKQHFLTINKLTLSNPEQQNTLTEIDELVDKKLAELALTVTLVMQGTPYALEEAKAIVLTNEGKQYMDQIREHILLFQNTELAKLEQQNADYQKNKLFITRFVTLQIPLMVILLFFCAFYINSKLFKPLKLLIENTKQLEKGEKPKTLTINSHDEIGYVLKRFARMSDIIYKRTSKLNFQACHDHLTGVLNRTELKPALKQAITTCSEDNKLAVIFIDINKFKQLNVEYGHLIGDQVLIETAKRITSSVRADDDVYRYGGDEFVIITHNIAKYRYVNAMIAHLLACFDNPFVLEQLTLDISLSIGVALAPDHSLDHQHLIKLADQAMYKAKHESKNGFHIYQNSH, from the coding sequence ATGTCGCTGAGAGCTAAATTTATCCTTCTACTTTCCACTATTTTTTTAGTGGTAGTTGCCAATACCTTCATTATCTATGTATTAGATAAGCAAGGTCAGGCTAAGCTTGAGGCGGTGATCCATACTCATGATGTGCTCGATGAATCTGAAAAACTCTACAATCAAATAACGAACGCAGAAACTGGGCAACGTGGTTATTTATTAACTCAAGACCTCAACTATTTAGAACCCTACTACGTAGCACTTGAACAAGTTAAACAACATTTTTTGACTATCAATAAGCTAACGCTAAGTAACCCCGAACAACAAAACACTCTTACTGAAATTGATGAGCTGGTCGACAAAAAATTAGCAGAGTTAGCGTTAACTGTCACACTTGTAATGCAAGGCACGCCATATGCCCTCGAAGAAGCTAAAGCGATTGTGTTAACTAATGAGGGTAAACAGTATATGGACCAAATCCGCGAGCATATTTTACTGTTTCAAAATACTGAGCTTGCCAAGTTAGAACAACAAAATGCTGACTACCAAAAAAACAAACTATTTATAACTCGCTTCGTAACTTTGCAAATACCATTAATGGTCATCTTGTTATTCTTTTGCGCTTTTTATATAAACTCAAAGCTTTTTAAACCTCTCAAGTTGCTAATTGAAAACACTAAACAACTAGAAAAAGGCGAAAAACCAAAAACGTTGACGATTAATAGCCATGATGAAATTGGCTATGTGTTAAAACGCTTTGCACGCATGAGTGACATCATTTATAAGCGAACGAGTAAGTTAAATTTTCAAGCCTGTCATGATCATCTAACAGGTGTTTTGAATCGTACAGAGTTAAAACCTGCATTAAAACAAGCCATTACTACTTGCTCTGAAGACAATAAACTGGCTGTTATATTTATAGATATAAATAAATTTAAGCAACTCAATGTTGAATACGGCCATTTAATTGGTGACCAAGTTCTTATTGAAACCGCAAAACGGATTACGTCATCAGTTAGAGCCGATGATGATGTGTATCGTTATGGGGGAGATGAATTCGTCATAATTACACATAATATCGCTAAATACAGATACGTGAATGCGATGATAGCGCATTTATTGGCATGTTTTGATAATCCATTTGTACTCGAACAACTCACATTAGATATTTCATTAAGTATTGGGGTAGCCCTTGCTCCAGATCACAGCCTAGATCATCAACATCTAATCAAACTTGCTGATCAAGCAATGTACAAAGCAAAACATGAGTCAAAAAATGGCTTTCACATCTACCAAAATAGTCATTAA
- a CDS encoding hybrid sensor histidine kinase/response regulator — protein MNFLRQFHDIVSNQEIDFSDKVIKLLEFGLDVFNLDFAIVSRVDDKLYTVIHVVAPDDAIPVGTQFDVEGTYCAHTLKANKALSFHHASNSRIAQHPCYVNFQLESYIGAPIFVGKKVFGTVNFSAPNVSKPFSEESHDYVELFAQWLGNEIARNASSERLIKKNYMLAQVEEVARIGSWEFDLLENKLYWSKQTKAIHEVPVDYSPNIETAIEFYKEGESRGAIQQVVQEAIEQGKNWNIEVELVTAKGNSIWVSTYGEAECENGQCVRLIGTFQDVTKEVLLREELKKQKADAERTLEDRSILLAKISHELRTPLNGITGMLTTLLYEKSEQKREEKLKVALRSADILLNIINEVLDFSKINHGELKLEPSHFLLKTVFVDLASLYLPLYQEKNLNFDVDIDISEECWTYCDNTRLTQIASNLLSNALKFTEQGTIKLYVSARVQNDDVILNLKVSDTGIGMTETFMKSLFSPFTQEQTKDRKKGGTGLGLAIVKELIDYMGGTIKVSSEFQKGSCFDIQLPLKLGQPQSHDTLHASDIDFSTLPLSILVVDDNQINRFVLKAHLEKLGLTADYACDGIDAINKCKQNKYNLIFMDCVMPEMDGIEATRILRDEQICPTDTTYIIALTANTSADDKAACKQAGMDLFVSKPVKNTAIEQAIVSAKEHFLM, from the coding sequence GTGAACTTTCTGCGCCAATTCCACGATATTGTATCTAATCAAGAAATTGATTTTTCAGATAAAGTAATCAAGTTACTAGAATTTGGTTTAGATGTATTTAATCTCGATTTCGCGATTGTGAGCCGCGTTGATGACAAGCTCTATACGGTCATTCATGTGGTGGCGCCTGATGATGCAATCCCTGTTGGTACGCAATTCGATGTGGAAGGAACCTATTGTGCTCACACCCTTAAAGCTAATAAGGCGCTTTCATTTCATCATGCCTCAAATAGTCGGATTGCACAGCACCCTTGTTATGTAAATTTTCAACTCGAGTCTTACATTGGCGCGCCTATTTTTGTTGGCAAAAAGGTTTTCGGCACAGTTAACTTCTCAGCGCCGAATGTATCAAAACCTTTTAGTGAAGAGTCTCACGATTATGTAGAGTTATTTGCTCAGTGGTTAGGCAACGAAATAGCACGCAATGCTTCTTCAGAACGGTTAATAAAAAAGAACTACATGCTGGCGCAAGTTGAAGAAGTTGCTCGAATAGGTTCTTGGGAGTTCGACTTGCTAGAAAATAAGCTGTACTGGAGCAAGCAAACTAAAGCAATCCATGAAGTGCCCGTCGATTATTCTCCAAACATTGAAACCGCCATTGAGTTTTATAAAGAAGGTGAAAGTCGAGGTGCAATACAACAAGTTGTTCAAGAAGCAATTGAGCAAGGCAAGAATTGGAATATAGAAGTAGAGCTAGTTACAGCAAAGGGCAATAGTATTTGGGTATCTACTTATGGTGAAGCCGAGTGTGAAAACGGGCAATGCGTTCGTTTAATAGGTACTTTTCAAGATGTAACTAAAGAGGTGTTACTTCGTGAAGAGCTTAAAAAGCAAAAAGCGGATGCTGAGCGTACACTTGAAGACCGAAGTATCTTGCTGGCTAAGATTAGCCATGAACTACGCACACCATTAAATGGCATTACAGGCATGCTAACGACTTTACTTTATGAAAAGTCAGAGCAAAAGCGAGAAGAAAAACTCAAAGTTGCCCTTCGCAGTGCTGATATCTTATTAAATATAATAAATGAAGTGCTCGATTTTTCTAAAATAAATCATGGTGAACTGAAATTAGAGCCTAGTCACTTTTTACTAAAAACAGTTTTTGTTGACTTAGCGTCGTTATATTTACCTTTATATCAAGAAAAGAATCTTAATTTTGACGTCGATATTGATATAAGTGAAGAGTGTTGGACTTACTGTGATAACACCCGACTCACTCAAATTGCGTCTAACTTACTGAGTAATGCTTTAAAGTTTACCGAGCAAGGCACTATTAAGTTATACGTATCTGCGAGGGTTCAAAATGACGATGTCATACTGAATTTAAAGGTTTCTGATACGGGCATAGGCATGACAGAAACCTTCATGAAGTCATTGTTTTCACCATTTACCCAAGAGCAAACTAAAGACCGAAAAAAGGGGGGAACTGGGCTTGGCCTTGCAATAGTGAAAGAGCTTATTGACTACATGGGTGGAACAATAAAGGTTAGTAGCGAATTCCAAAAAGGCAGTTGTTTTGATATTCAACTACCTCTGAAGCTAGGGCAGCCACAATCACATGATACGCTACATGCCTCTGATATCGACTTTTCAACATTGCCTTTATCGATACTGGTTGTTGATGATAACCAAATTAACCGCTTTGTGTTAAAAGCACACCTAGAAAAGTTAGGCTTAACGGCCGATTATGCCTGCGATGGTATTGATGCGATAAATAAGTGCAAGCAAAACAAATACAATCTGATTTTTATGGATTGCGTAATGCCAGAAATGGATGGCATTGAAGCAACACGTATTTTAAGAGATGAGCAAATTTGCCCAACTGATACAACTTATATTATTGCTTTAACAGCAAATACTTCTGCAGATGATAAAGCAGCTTGCAAACAAGCTGGAATGGATTTATTTGTTTCAAAGCCTGTAAAAAATACGGCTATTGAGCAAGCAATTGTGTCAGCTAAAGAACATTTTTTAATGTAA
- a CDS encoding ABC transporter substrate-binding protein, with amino-acid sequence MGYSDNRRDFLKTLGVGAVASTLAFKAPYVFAKNTPTIRVMGTHVTLQEELRQKAMLELGINIEFTPMGSAAVLQKAAADPSSFDLYEQWSDSINILWQAGAIQPIETERLTYWDEINPLSKTGKIVPDAKLGAGDSPNKLLYVQADGTLATTPSDAISFLPYVHNVDSFGYNTQFIEQGTPYETESWSWLLDEKNKGKVALVNAPTIGIFDAALAAEAQGLMKFRDMGNMSISEIDQLFAILLQKKRQGHFAGFWTSVPQSVDFMKMKRVTIQSMFSPGVSACKGQGIPVVYASPKEGYRAWHGVMCLSANTQGHVKDAAYEYMNWWLSGYPGAFIARQGYYISNPERSQPLMSKAEWQYWYEGQEAPIDLRGTDGKISVQAGQARDGGSYIKRFSNIAVWNTVMPNYDYSLDKWYELLNS; translated from the coding sequence ATGGGCTACTCAGATAACCGCCGAGACTTTTTAAAAACATTAGGTGTTGGTGCTGTGGCTTCAACACTTGCCTTTAAAGCTCCCTATGTATTCGCTAAGAATACTCCCACAATTAGGGTAATGGGCACACATGTTACTTTGCAAGAAGAACTCAGGCAAAAAGCCATGCTTGAGCTGGGTATTAATATTGAATTTACCCCGATGGGCAGTGCTGCGGTGTTGCAAAAAGCTGCGGCAGATCCTAGTAGCTTTGACTTATATGAGCAATGGTCAGATTCAATTAATATTCTTTGGCAAGCAGGTGCCATTCAACCTATCGAAACAGAGCGCCTTACCTATTGGGATGAAATCAATCCACTCTCTAAAACAGGTAAAATTGTGCCTGATGCCAAGTTAGGCGCTGGTGACTCACCCAACAAACTTCTTTACGTGCAAGCAGATGGAACGCTTGCGACTACACCAAGCGATGCAATTAGTTTCTTGCCTTACGTGCATAATGTTGACTCGTTTGGCTACAACACACAATTTATAGAGCAGGGCACTCCTTACGAAACTGAGTCTTGGTCTTGGTTACTCGATGAAAAGAATAAAGGTAAGGTTGCGCTTGTTAATGCGCCAACAATCGGTATTTTTGATGCTGCTCTGGCTGCCGAAGCGCAGGGGCTGATGAAGTTTAGAGATATGGGCAATATGAGTATTAGCGAAATTGACCAGCTATTTGCAATTTTACTGCAAAAGAAAAGGCAAGGTCATTTTGCTGGCTTTTGGACTTCGGTACCGCAGTCGGTCGACTTTATGAAAATGAAACGCGTCACTATTCAAAGTATGTTTTCGCCCGGTGTTAGTGCCTGCAAAGGGCAAGGTATCCCGGTTGTTTATGCTTCACCCAAAGAAGGTTATCGTGCTTGGCACGGGGTTATGTGCTTATCAGCTAATACACAGGGACATGTTAAAGATGCAGCCTATGAATACATGAATTGGTGGCTTTCTGGCTATCCAGGCGCATTTATCGCAAGACAAGGTTATTACATTTCTAATCCTGAGCGGAGTCAGCCTCTTATGTCAAAAGCAGAATGGCAATATTGGTATGAAGGGCAAGAAGCACCCATAGATTTACGCGGAACAGACGGAAAAATATCTGTTCAAGCGGGTCAAGCTCGCGATGGAGGAAGCTATATCAAGCGATTTTCGAATATAGCTGTGTGGAATACGGTTATGCCGAATTATGATTATAGTTTAGATAAATGGTATGAGTTGTTGAACTCATAA